One part of the Myxococcales bacterium genome encodes these proteins:
- a CDS encoding sigma-54 dependent transcriptional regulator, which yields MSARGPVVLVVDDKRNMVRLMAKVLRQDATVRTAESGADALRVLASESVDVVLCDLKMPDMDGLDVLRACKRLQPAAEFVLMTAFASVGTAVEALRLGAYDYLTKPFEPDAARAVVLRALGRVRLAPTEATDGVEVLPGMIARTRSMQELAALVKRVADSDATALVLGETGTGKERVARALHQLGPRAARRFVAVNCAAIPAELLETELFGHAKGAFTGAVRDRAGLFEEAHGGTLFLDEVGDMRLSLQAKLTRVLEDKAVRRVGESHERKVNVRLVAATHRNLEAMVKTEAFREDLWYRLNVALVRIPPLRERKDDIELLAQHFLRERAEQTQGRTIEGLTPHALEALQAYDWPGNVRQLRSAIERACLVCQGQRLDAKDLPPEVLAHGGAIDGQGLAAMSWAAALERGRAEVARTYLEGVLQRFDGQIAEAAAHAGVERESFYRLLRKYDVDPSAFRSAGGKPE from the coding sequence ATGAGCGCGCGCGGTCCCGTGGTTTTGGTGGTGGATGACAAACGCAACATGGTGCGCCTGATGGCGAAAGTGCTGCGCCAAGACGCCACGGTGCGCACCGCGGAGAGCGGGGCCGATGCGCTTCGGGTGCTTGCCAGCGAGAGCGTCGACGTGGTGCTTTGTGACCTCAAGATGCCCGACATGGACGGGCTCGACGTGTTGCGTGCCTGCAAGCGCCTGCAGCCGGCGGCCGAGTTCGTGTTGATGACGGCGTTCGCCAGTGTGGGCACCGCGGTGGAGGCGTTGCGCCTGGGCGCCTACGACTATCTCACGAAGCCCTTCGAGCCCGATGCGGCGCGGGCCGTGGTGCTGCGCGCGCTTGGGCGCGTGCGCCTGGCACCTACCGAGGCGACGGACGGCGTGGAGGTCTTGCCGGGCATGATCGCACGCACCCGGAGCATGCAGGAGCTGGCCGCGCTGGTCAAACGTGTGGCCGACAGCGACGCCACCGCGTTGGTGTTGGGGGAGACGGGCACCGGAAAGGAGAGGGTGGCCCGCGCGCTTCATCAACTGGGTCCGCGCGCGGCCCGTCGCTTCGTGGCCGTCAACTGCGCGGCGATCCCCGCGGAGCTTTTGGAGACCGAGCTTTTTGGTCACGCCAAGGGCGCGTTCACCGGCGCGGTGCGGGACCGTGCGGGTCTCTTCGAGGAAGCGCACGGGGGCACGCTGTTCCTCGATGAAGTGGGTGACATGCGCCTCTCCCTGCAGGCGAAGCTCACGCGTGTGCTCGAGGACAAGGCCGTGCGGCGGGTGGGCGAGTCGCACGAGCGGAAGGTCAATGTACGCCTGGTGGCCGCCACGCACCGAAATCTCGAGGCGATGGTGAAGACCGAGGCCTTCCGCGAGGATCTCTGGTACCGCTTGAATGTGGCGCTGGTGCGCATCCCGCCACTGCGGGAACGCAAGGATGACATCGAGCTGCTTGCTCAGCATTTCCTGCGCGAGCGTGCCGAACAGACGCAGGGGCGCACGATCGAAGGGCTCACGCCCCATGCCCTCGAGGCGCTGCAGGCCTACGATTGGCCCGGTAACGTGCGGCAGCTCCGTTCGGCGATCGAACGGGCGTGCCTGGTCTGTCAGGGGCAGCGCCTCGACGCAAAAGACTTACCCCCCGAAGTGTTGGCCCACGGGGGCGCGATCGACGGACAGGGGCTGGCGGCCATGTCGTGGGCGGCCGCGCTCGAGCGGGGGCGTGCGGAGGTGGCGCGGACGTATTTGGAAGGTGTCCTTCAGCGCTTCGACGGGCAGATCGCGGAGGCCGCGGCTCACGCGGGGGTCGAACGCGAAAGCTTCTACCGGCTGCTGCGCAAGTACGACGTCGACCCCAGCGCCTTCCGCAGTGCGGGGGGCAAGCCCGAGTGA